Genomic DNA from Danio rerio strain Tuebingen ecotype United States chromosome 22, GRCz12tu, whole genome shotgun sequence:
AAAGTCCAACAAAACAGTACAagagattaaggtgtttacatgtctgtactgcacgtCAATAGTACAACTAAAACAggaatactccacgtcttaattcgatttctgtttagtttgattatgatttaagttgaagtacggtaatcaaaaattgctgtttacatggtagattcttaatcagagtattgtcttaatcatattaaaatcggaatgttgatgtccatgtaaacatgctcaatattttatttgtatgtggTTACTAAGTTGACtgataaaactattttgttcCTAGCTCATGTGGGCATAGTGAACGGCACAGAAGCAAAACCTCATTCCAGACCTTACATGGTTTCTCTTCAGAAGGGCTTTCAACATGTCTGTGGTGGATTCCTCATTTCTGAAAAGTTTGTCTTGACCGCTGCACATTGCCGAATGGGGTATGACTTTAATTTAGTCTGAACTGCAATGCATAACATCAAAAATCATCATGTCAAAGAATCATATATAAAATAGATGATGTATTGATTTTAACActtataaaaatatttgtgttttagaaatgagatattaactGCTGTGGTTGGTGCACACAACTTAAGAAATAGGTCGGAAAAGTTGGTCCGTATGAAAGTCAAGTCTTACCACTTGCATCCAGACTTCACTGTTAAACCTTGGCGTAATGATGTTATGCTTTTAAAGGTAATCCACTCTTGTCAAACAATtcattaatctttttttcttgtcaaattAAAGGTATAGTTTTCTCTAAAATGAAAAGTTACTCACCTTCTAGTGGTtccttctgttggacacaaataAAGATAGTTTGAAACTTCAGCTATCTTCaaaataaccattgacttcctgagtaggaaaagcaaatactatggaagtcaatggttagtttccagcatttttctaaatatcatcttttgtgttctacaAAAGAAAGAGCTAGTAAATTAGTTTTTTGGTTGAACAATCGCTTTCAGTAAGAGTCAATCTGTATTTTAATGACaggtttatttttgtattacAGCTAGTGAAAAAAGTCCAACTAAACAAGAACGTCAAGATCATTTCCATGTCGAAGCAAGAAAGAGACATCAAGCCAGATTCAGCTTGTGCAGTCGCTGGATGGGGAAAACTGAGCTTTAAAGGGAAAGTGAGCACACAGCTCATGGAAGCAGGTGTGAAGATCATGAACAACACAGAATGTGAAAATAAATGGAAGAAAATATACTTACCTTCACAGATGATCTGCGTCTATGGCCATGGAGGAAGCTGCGGTGTACGTAAAATTGATTTCTAATTTGAGACAACATAGAGAGAAGCAGTACTTAATTTATGTGTCGATTTGCTTCTTTACAGGGGGATTCAGGAGGTCCTTTGGTTTGTGAAGACACTGCAGTTGGTGTCACATCCTTTGGTGATGCAAGAGTCTGCAATAGTCGTAAACGACCTGAGGTTTATATGAAGATTTCAGAGTTTCTTCCATGGATCGATTCCATAATTGGAAACAAAGGGCGTAATTTGCTTTGAAAAAGTATAAGCTTTTGTTTTTGAGCTCTTAAATGTTGAATAAAGCAATCTTTTATCAAGCATCGATATGCCAGGTCTGCACTTTTTTCCAGCTCTACAAAATACTTGTATACAAAAAAAGAATCAAGTAACCAAAATGACTCCCTCCACAATAATACAAACGCCAAATCAATTCTTAATAACAACAACCACATGTTCATTAGCAtgtaaacattacaatttatattgtgtttccttaaaaaaaaatggtCCTAAAATATTTGACACTTTACTTGCTTCAATgtttcttccttctgttaaacacaaacaaaacattttatgaaaTGCTGAAAACCAAACAACTGACTTCCTTAGGAGTTGAAAAGGTTTGTCAAAATCTAGACAAAAAATAAGTGTGCAAAATTCTGATCTTGTGCATTCGGAAAGTGTTTAAAGTGACAGCCCCTTATCGATTAAAAACTTAAGTCAGTGACGTTTATGATCAACAAAGATAGGTTTTAGTTTTTCTCAAATCTTGAATCTGTTTACAAAGTGTCTTATATATCTGAAGTGCAATGcagtatatgcacacagacttttaatttcagtcagccagccacaAGGCTTCTGGTCAATAATCCCATACAAAATCCCCACATAAAAcctgatttcttaaaaaataaaaataaaatactgcctggctgagatataaTAGAAAGTGGGCATCAGACCAaagaagaagcactgcattaatttatatttttctaagtaatgtctttaaaatatggaaattaattttaccccagtattttcaatggaattttgtatgctagcctgctgctaatggcTGCACCTGTGTTTAAACGATCTTTTGTCTATTTTTAAGTTATAACAACCAAAcgaatgcttatatatatatatatatatatatatatatatatatatatatatatatatatatatatatatatatatgattatatttgaattacattacaacattgatgctgtaggAACCTgattgaaattgaaaataattacaaaaagctTTCACCGGACGTTCATCATTGGCAGAAAAACGCAAGCTGTGCATATAGTCCATTATAGTTCCTGGTTTCGTgattacatattatttacataaacatCATTCGGAAGTTTACCACCTCTGCAATTTTCTAAACCCACCACCAGAGGTCAACATCTTTCTAAACCAGGCTGCTTGATTCCATAAAATTCTATCTGAGTGGGTTTTGAAAACTATTGTTTAATGATACATGGatcaactaaacaaacaaattaacgtaaatatatatatatatatatatatatatatatatatatatatatatatatatatatatatatatatatatttttttttttttttttttttttttttttgtacagaacAGCAATATAGGAATAACTTAATTTTGCCAGATGTCAGACAGAAGCTTATAATTTATACATGTAATATGAGAGGAATTACTGAATGATAAGCTGCTAAATTATAGAACAATAATGCATAATCAAGGTGGTGATGCGATCACAATACAAAGCAGAGctaagcaaacaaacaacaacaactaaattaATATTGAAACTTAGCAACAAACCAGGTAATTTCCAAGTTTTCACCCCATTTACATTTATGTTcccatttataatatatatatatattttcatgtcTGTTTTACAACAAACATGCAGATACCTTTTACTATTTAGGATGCTCCATACAAAGACAATCATATATGGAGGTCTACAGCGTCTAAAAGATCGACAACGCTTGCTAAAAAAATTAACCATATGAAAATGGGACAGCAAGGATCGAGAATAAAAGTAACACCTTTACCACAagaagaacaagaaaaaaatcacattgtctCCACCCACTTTTACAATATATTTCTACAGTTTTACAAGCAACAGCTCACTGAAAGTCTTCATcatgaccatcatcatcatatctCTGCTCCTGCTGGTTTCTCTGGTGCCACACCTGACCTTCACTGGTGAGCTTGCCTATACAACAGATTATTTTCTAGACAATATGTCTTTAGCATGCactgaaaaacagcattaacactaTCTCCCTGTCTCTTTTTCTTAGCACATGTGAGAATAGTGAACGGCAATAGAGCAAAACCTCACTCCAGACCTTACATGGTTTCTATTCAGAAAAACAGTAACCATATCTGTGGTGGGTTTCTCATTACTGAACAGTTTGTGTTGACTGCTGCACATTGCTGGGAAAAGTAAGGCTTTTGgttcattaatatttatgtaCTGTCTGGttggaggtgtttttttttttttaatgaaataactaCTTTATCATAGTACTAAAATTTTGTTTCATCAGAAATGAAAAGCTGACAGTTGTGGTTGGTGCACATGATCTGAAAAAGAATGAAACGGGTTCTGTCCGCATCAATGTGATGTCCTACCACACACCTAAGCAGTATAAAAATACAACTCTCAAGAATGACATCATGCTTTTGAAGGTAAATGTATTATACACAAAATATAGAAACACTCTCATTTTTATGAGCTACTTTAATgtatgcatattcattcattcattttcgctttatttatccggggttgcCACTGTATGCATATTTCTTTCAAATATTGTTCACACATTTGTCTGAAATGTGAGAGTGAGCACTTCTCCTTTGCAGAGATAATTAATCCACCAAACAGGTGTCACAGGCGTATAAAGATTAGACAGGATGATTATTGCACATATGACTTAGGCTGGCCACAATAAAAGGCCACTCTAAAATGAACATCTTTAATGTATTGGGGAGCTCAGATGAGAGTTCAAAAAACCAATATTTATCTGGTGTAACCACCATTTGCCTCACACAGCATAGAGTTGATCTGGGGTGTGTTTCTCAAACTACTacataactcgtggctgaactatcatagtacgatatATCATCTGAGAATAGAACGATGTGGTGAGGAGTATTTCCCAAAACCCATAGCTTCTCTTTCGCAGATCCATAGTTTGAATCATGTCAGTTATATTGTAAAACGCCCATAACTatgctctaaatggggtggacttctttagagaaaaactccacaatgttttgtggaaattattgttttacatgcacttGCAATAAAAAAGTCCAGTATTAGCTTTGATAAAACATGCACCTGTTTtcaatattaattgaaatatatgtaaacgacaCATGTAGGCCCTATATATATGTTTTCTTTACGAATATTCCAAATAAAATCACTTAGCTAACACATATTATAATctcataaataaatcatataaattgttaatggttgtaggcctaatttacagtaggctacttattaagaaatgaaaaaaaaactacttaataataataataatatttttattattattcagatattgttcatttatttattattttttaagcctacttttacaatttgacacattcaaagtgtcagaaatgttctaaccaaagggcccatgtcatatacagcagTGTTCCTCAACCACCAGGGCCGTGGATAAATTAGTACAGAGCCGCACaaaaaatcattcattatttttcttttatttattatctgattctgaacaaatttttttaaagtcttttatttagaaaaatgaccATATCctctgaaaaaaaattttttaagtcttttatttagaaaaatgaccATATCCTCTCCGTTACATGTCGGTCACCTGAGCATCCAAATTTAACCTACAAACAGCAAAATGAATAACAaacatctttggaaagtttttttGCTAAGGgcaaaaggcccagtgaaggattGCCAAGGAACGGATCCGCAACTCATTTGTCAacaatcaggtgaatccaccatggttGTGCAAGAAGACCAACTTagatcgcaaatgacggcggccttttATGGGTTGCGCATATcgcgtcttttctagagtttacGCAAATTCGTTGTTTCCAATGGAGCTTTGCAGCTTGCGCAGAATTCTCTGAAAATTTTCTGAGTTTGAAGATTTACATgctttaataaaagaaaatgtactatttggtttatttttgaaAGATGAAACACACGATTTAGCAATTAactcaattattatttttgagaAGGTCTTTTTACATAAGAATAGGTTCTTAATAATTTTCTCCGAATTGTATGTATTTTACAAGGAACTATGTATGTCTTTATCTATCGCTTAAGCAAATgaagaaaaagaatgatgtaaTGCTCTGTGATTTAATAGAACACCTTGTGTTTTATGTATCTTTTTATTACAATTTGTTTATGATGCTTGTCTGTTGTCTGATTAAGGACATTACTTTGTTCAATgaagttaataattaaaaaaaaaaaaaacaatgaattcCGCGAGCGATAAATATCTtggacaaacacagaacaccctaacaatactgtgctttgtcattttttcagggaataaaactttatttatttaaacattccaagtttaaatgttagaatgttctaaatgaaaatGGGAATAGGGGATATATcggggaatagaacacaaccaggaactatgcttctaactacagctctagaggtgtagttgcaagcgtacaagtttgaAACGTAGTTTGAGACTGTTTATTGGAATGATGGAATTGGGAAACGCCAAGTAAAACGACATATGTTTGTAACGAAGGAACTTGCGACTTTAGTTAGCTAACAATGGTTTTTTGGAAACACACCCCTGGCTGTTTATTGTGAcctttttgttttcagtttctCTTTAGCCCTGAGTTTGCCTCTAGTTGTTCTGCTACATGCGTGTATTGGTGGACGGAGCTAAACTGTCAGTGATGTAGAATCAGATGTTGATCTGCAGAGTTTAGacacatttttgttaaaaaagcATATTCTACAACCTTTCATCTTGATCGGATTGTCTTCACTAAAGTTTTTTGACTAAAGTTTGGAGTTCTGAAACGTGCAGATAATACAATCCTATTTGTGAAATGATAAAAGTAATTTAGATTAGTCAGTTTGTGACccctttaattataatttttttttattttttattacagctAGAGCAAAAAGTCAAACTAAGCAAAAATATTAGTTTGATATCAATACcacagaaaaaagacaaaaaagtgaTCAATGCAGGCACTAGCTGTAGTGTTGCTGGCTGGGGAACAAAGAAGACTGATGGTCCAACCAGTAATTATCTACTGGAGGCAAAAGTGGAAATAATGGAAAACAAAAAGTGCCAAAAACTATGGAACAAACATGGTCCAAATTCAGATGTACAATACTCAGTCTCAAAGATGATGTGTACACATGGTCTTGGTGGATCCTGCAAAGTACGTATAAAAAATATGACTCAGGGTTtatgttaatgcatttatttatttcactactGACATATTGATCTGTTTCTTAACAGGGGGATTCAGGAGGTCCTTTGGTATGTGGAAACACTGCTGTTGGTGTCACATCTTTTGGAAATCCTGATGCCTGTAATTCACCTTCGCTTCCTAATGTGTATACTAAGATTTCAGCATATCTTGACTGGATTAAGAAAATAATTCGAAAGTTTAAGTAGATTAAATTTAAAAAGACAGACACGTTTTTACTTTAATTCTCACCTAAACATACATTCCCAgcacacattttttgtttttaaaagatgttgaATAGATGTCTAATCATAGTCATCTTGGCAAGAACAAGGATTAATTTGGACTGTCAGTgaacatctaatagatgtctaagaataggccaaaactagactgtacactgcaaaaaataatataccaaaattaagtgagtttttcctaaatcaagcaaaataatctgccaatggggtaaacaatatttttctgcttaccccattggcagattattttgccaaTTTAGATTGAtttagggaaaaactcacttcattttgggatattatttcttatgaaaaaagacaatatgttttgcttgtcaaaaaattgcttcttgatttaagaatttgtagatatttggactagaaacaagtaaaaaaatctaagtaagaaaagcattttttttgcagtgtagtcaTCAGATAAACAGAAAAGAaagactacacatataaagtctatttgacaactagtcttgagctattcttagatgtcCATTATATTTTCACCGACCCAAGTTTAGCCATGTTTAAGCCAAGCTGTTTACATTTAGATGACTATTAGACACTTAACAGCAAAATTGTTTGCTGCAGTTGCATTCGACCAAAGTGATCAGTGCACGATGTCAAAGTACTGAAAACAATACTTAAGCTTTTTGATTAGTTTCTTTCACCTTTTTTCCTATGCTTTCCTTTGTTGTAGCCAAtcgtttattttcatttgtttcattgATTATGTTTATCTGTGTCTTAAGTTCATCAGATGTCTTGCAAATGTTTAGTATTttctttgtaaatgtaaaaagtctGTTTTGTGCTTTTGATTAAATCACAGCTTCTGCATTTATATTGATACATATTCTCTTTCTTGTCTCACCTCTTGTAACAAACAAATAGCAGGCATTAACATAATATTCCAATCAGTTATTCAGCTTGTGTCGTGGTTATGcctcaaaacattattatttttttttttttgtatttaattgctTGTGTATTGAAATCACGTTTTCTTAAATCTGTCACGCTTTGGACAAAACTGCTACATCTTAAAAAGCACTCTTTTAAGCAAAATTAATTCCTGTTGCTCCtgataatgcataaaaaaaaaaaaacgtactaaATCAAAACTTGCTTTTAGAGGACTACTTTAAAAATATCCTTCAGATTTTTaataatatctgttttttttaatgattagggctgcaaaatatatcgTTTTatcatcaatattgcaatgtgcataTTTGCAATAGAgacatcgcaaagatatgcaatgttgagtctaaaTTACAGTTGAGCTAGaacattgtatttaattactgtatttacatgGAATTtatgtcaaatatataaatatatatatataaaagagaagAGAGTAGTGCTGTAGTGAGGAGAGTGGTGTTGTAACAAAGAGTGGTGTTGCAACTAGAGGAGTGGTGGTAACAGGAAGAGAAGTGAAGGAAGGCCTGACACACAAGGCTATCCGAATTCCTCAAAGACACAGTGGATTCACAGTGCTTTTTCCAAGGCTTCTGAAACCACAGGTTCAAGACtaccacctccagaaatctgcTTGTCTCAGATTTCCAGGAACTCTACGTTCAATGATAAAGACGATGGCGTGTCCCTGGCATCAGAACCACCACCTGCAGAAATCTCCAGTTCTGACTGTTCTAGAATCTACAGATTTCTTCTTCTCCAACCCAAGAGTACTAAATCTGCTCGTTTCAAGCTTCAAGGCCTGCAACAAGATCCAACTTCTTCCAACCACTGCATTAACGGCAAAAACAACCACCATCCCCAGAAATCTCCAGTTCTGCGTGTTCCAGAGTCTACAGATTTCTTCTTCTCAGAGCTCAAGAGAGCTAAATCTGCTCGTTCCATACTTCCAAACCTGCAAGAAGATCCAACTTCTTTCAACCACCGTATCAACGGCAGAAACAACAACCACCCCAGAAATCTCCAGTTCTGCGTGTTCCAGAGTCTACAGATTTCTTCTTCTCAGAGCTCAAGAGAGCTAAATCTGCTCGTTCCATACTTCCAAACCTGCAAGAAGATCCAACTTCTTTCAACCACCGTATCAACGGCAGAAACAACAACCACCCCAGAAATCTCCAGTTCTGCATGTTTCAGAGTCTACAGATTTCTTCTTCTCAAAGATCCAACTTCCTTCAACCACCGCATCGACAGCAGAAATGTAAATATACCACTTTAATCCTCTAACCCACAACCCTCTAAGTAAGACCTTGGCATAGTGTGTTTTAGTATCAAATATTCTAATTAATTAGATGTTTATAACTGATTTTCATTATTAACAAAAACCTCCTCAGTTCATTgttattttagaataaggcttaCCTTACCTTAGCCTATGCACTTCATTTGTTGTACATTTAGTAATTGTAGTTACCCTTGTTTActcttttgttaataaatacacatgTATTACAATTGTGTTTTCCTTGTGTTGATAAAACAGTAAAAGGCTCTACAAGTCAGATTATCTCATCCTACAAATTTGGCCAGATAATAAAATcctcatttgtatattttaagtaacaatatttcattagtatttttcttttttcttttttttttctttttttttgacagcagaagctgtctggtgccccgtttaaaagaagttatttatctgttatttctacaTTAACTGGTGCCCTCGTGCgaggctaaaatatcaatattactattaatatcaaaatattgATGTTAATATTTGAAAAATCCAATTATCTCTACATTAATTGGTGCCCTCGTGCAAGGCCAAAAATACCAATATACATACCAAAATATTAATGCTAACATATGTTATAAATCCAAAGATTTGGGTAGGCTCTGGGCCAGATCCAACTGACTAGACAGTTGAACCCCTCAGCTATCTTTCAATAGGATCTGGCCATGCTTCTAAGAAATGTTGCGTCATTTTTCAGTAGTGAAACCATTTTATTGAGAAAACAAGTGGGCAACACTGATTACAAGTTTCCGTACGCAAGTTTGTgggtatgtgtgtgcgtgttaggGAGAGATCAAAGGGCAGGCTGTGGTtcgttaaaaaattaaatgactttaaaaatgaAGAGTAATTTAATCTAGTTTGTCATTGCTTGATCAATGACTTTGAGGTTTTGCTGCAGAAGCCCGCAAAGTAACAAGCTTTAGTTAAGTTTGGCCTTATTGGAATCACATTATGAATTAGTGGCTAATAATAAGCAGCTGTGTGGGAAATATTGAAGCCTGTGCAAACGTGctacatttttatcatttatcagAATACAAAAGCGGAAGTATTAACAGGAACAGTATCTTTTCATCACTGCGTTACTCAAGCTGCAAGAAATGATATAAAGCTGAATGTCTCCACCTCCACCTGTGTCATTATATAGAGCGTTTTATCATTGCGAGCTCACTGATTGTCTTCAACATGACCCTCATCACCTTCTTTCTGCTCTTGCTGGTTTCTCTGCTGCCACACCTGACCTTCATGGGTGAGACTGACTATACAACACACGATTTTCACATTTGCGATTAATATTTAATGTGTTAATTCTCTCTTTCCCAGCTCATGTGGGTATAGTAAACGGCAGTGTAGCAAAACCTCACTCCAGACCTTACATGGTTTCTGTTCAGCTGGATGGTCAACATATCTGCGGTGGATTCCTCATTACTGAAGAGTTTGTCTTGACTGCTGCACATTGCTGGAATGGGTAAGAGTCTGTTTAGTTGGAACTTTGCTACATGAGTGGTATGGTATGATATAAATGAGCATAATGGCTTTCTATCACAACAGAGAAGAAAATCTGACGGTTGTGGTTGGTGCTCACGACTTAAGACAAAGTATGGCTTCAGATCGCATAGAAGTGGAGTCTTACATCCGCCATCCAAGCTATAACTCAAAATTTATTTGGAATGACATCATGGTTTTTAAGGTATCAACCTGTTATTGTACTTgtagtattatatatttttgactttattaaagtccctccaggattttgcggaatttttttaaattttgaatcTTTACATGACTGATTTTGctacagctttttttatttatggcaATATTAGCACCCTTATTTTGTGTTGATTTgctgtaaaaattatatataattttatataaaaatattttcacacacacacacacacatatatatatatatatatatatatatatatatatatatatatatatatgtgtgtaacatATATATGTAACACATATATAAGTTTTGTAGCTTTAATTTAAAGGATACTGTATGTTTAGAAAAGATCTTGTAGCAGTATAAAAACTGTGTGTGCAGAAAAGCTCAAAGATCAAAATCCACTGAATCATTGCACAGGTAGTCTCTCATAAATATGTGAGGCCTGGAAGGGACatgatggtggggaaaaaaataagtgaagaaaaaaaatggagtgaaaggaaaacttttttttacgtttttgtgttCCATCGCAAATATGTTTATGATATTTGTGTTACATATtagtcaattgattaaaaaaaattattaatctaataactaattaatcggatctttttttaaaaattaatcgctattaatcgcgattaatcgcatttaaaatactgaaacttgtaattttgcctgttatttaaataaaatttatgtaaacgcaagaaaaaaatatttaaattcaaaatattattgtttaatagaatttttgtttaacttgtaacacagatttcttcatgtaaacaacatacccacaataaaccatcaagatcctggcttgacagccatattttttacagaaattaaaacacaggca
This window encodes:
- the si:dkey-78l4.8 gene encoding granzyme-like protein 1 — its product is MTIIIISLLLLVSLVPHLTFTAHVRIVNGNRAKPHSRPYMVSIQKNSNHICGGFLITEQFVLTAAHCWEKNEKLTVVVGAHDLKKNETGSVRINVMSYHTPKQYKNTTLKNDIMLLKLEQKVKLSKNISLISIPQKKDKKVINAGTSCSVAGWGTKKTDGPTSNYLLEAKVEIMENKKCQKLWNKHGPNSDVQYSVSKMMCTHGLGGSCKGDSGGPLVCGNTAVGVTSFGNPDACNSPSLPNVYTKISAYLDWIKKIIRKFK
- the si:dkey-78l4.7 gene encoding duodenase-1: MAIIISLLLLVSLVPHLTFSAHVGIVNGTEAKPHSRPYMVSLQKGFQHVCGGFLISEKFVLTAAHCRMGNEILTAVVGAHNLRNRSEKLVRMKVKSYHLHPDFTVKPWRNDVMLLKLVKKVQLNKNVKIISMSKQERDIKPDSACAVAGWGKLSFKGKVSTQLMEAGVKIMNNTECENKWKKIYLPSQMICVYGHGGSCGGDSGGPLVCEDTAVGVTSFGDARVCNSRKRPEVYMKISEFLPWIDSIIGNKGRNLL